In Magnolia sinica isolate HGM2019 chromosome 16, MsV1, whole genome shotgun sequence, the genomic window GATTGCCTACGATCTGAACCCGATCCGAAAAACATTCGGATCTGAATGGCCCAGGTCAATCTGCACTGATCCAGGCCGTCGATTCGATTCcgatcgggtcgggtcgggttgggtcggatccaccggatcgggtcagacatgcccagctctactcgctacgcaatccgcttcccgctcTCTATTACAGCAGAAATCGGACTGCGTACCGAGTTACTCGATATGGTTTTATCGTAaagagtaaacttagttgggcccaccttgaatgtatgcggtctatccacgccgtccattagtttttacaGCTGATTTAAGACGTTCAGCtcaaattttaagcatatccaaagatcaagtggatcatactacagGAAACGGTAGGAGAAATGatttctatcgttgaaaccttgctaggccctatagtgatttttatttgtcatccaacctgttcacgatatcataaagacatggatgaagggaaaacaaagatataagcttgattcaaaacttttgtggccctgagaatttttcaacggtagacattcaattcacattgtttatgtgatgtggtccatttgaactttatatatgattcatttttgggctcaagtattgaaattatatgataaaatagatgaacggagtggataagatacataaatcacggtgaacGTCACATAATTTTATCAGCAGGCTAAGCCTAATGAGTTACCCGGTATGCAATGTGAACGGATTGCGTCCTATTAATCCGTCCAAGCAgggctctatggggtccactgatttaaggattttatccacgctgttaataACTTTTCTCAGATAAATTTACTGCATGATCTAGAAATTAAGTAGATTtagatctccagtggaccacaccaaaggaagcagcggtgataatgacatccaccattgaaacctctctaagggccactatgatgtttgaacagattattcccaatgtttcctgttcCATGGTCTACTCAAGCATtgaaaatgattcaattttggtctcaaccattaaaatgtgcctgaaaaacagatggataatgtggatagactacatccatttacagtgggcccaacagagtttactcagtaccattgaaacctctctaagcAGCGGTAAATCCTTCTACGTTTCCTCCTTACACCGAAGAGAGAGAAGCTAACGGTATTTGTTTTGTCATTTGGATGAGGGAAGCGGCCCCACATCTTAAAGCCAATTGGCTCGTGACATGTCAACTCAGTATCCCTTAGCGTACTGGGTTACTTAGTACACAATTCAATTcctttgatttttgggctcaactgtaattatcatgtaaatgagtaataattatatGCATGGGTAATTATCCCAATGTAGATATGACAACTTGCTTTTTCAatatggggcccacggtgatgtatgtgacatatccacaccgctcatttgttatgttaGTTGAATTTCGGGCTTGCGCAAAAAAttagggcagatccaaagctcaagtggaccacatcataggaaatagcgggAATCAAACATTCACtgttgaaaacattttggggcccttaaaagttttggatagagccgatatttgtgttttcctcttattcttgtgaccctatgaacaaggtagatgatgaaaaaacctcaatgtgggcctaatGGTGGAAATAACTCTTAACAactattgtttcctttcatgtgggccatttgagtgcctcatatttcagtttatgctccaaaatgttctaataaaatagatggacggtgtggatatatcatatacattatagtgaggTCATTAGATTTAAGTCGATACTTTTGTATTAATTTTCGAAGTGGAATTACTCTATAAtgaggtgaaaaagtaataattaattttttaacaggatttacatgtatcatagaaaatcaaacaggcctgcGACTTGGTTGGTTCTCCGAAACCAACGATGTGGGAGAAACCTGACCATGAGCTCCACCtcaatatatacattatatatctatgtcatccatctgttttatcaactCATTTTATCGTGGGCCTTCAATGTGAAGCAGATAAActtttcaagtgaaccacaccacaagaaacagtggtcatcAAACTTAAatttagggaaaacacaaatatcagcttgaataaAAAACTTTATAGCTCACAAAAAGTCTTTTTATATTCATTTATAACTACTACATGGGGTGTagttagggctgttcacgagttgagctagcttgaaaagctcacTTGACTTGGCTCGAGTCAACTtggattgacttggcttgaaaggccgacttgGGGTGAGTCAATCTTATTTtataaagctcgagttgagttcgagttgagttcgaccatggtgcatttcgactcgagctcgagctcaactcaactcgaaaaatatattttaatattatatattatattaatattaaatatataatatatatatatatatatactaagttaaaaaacttaaaaaagttaaaacttaaacgtTTTTATTgtttactaaaaaaccctacccgaCCTTACCCATCCacattccctctctttctttcttctcttaccCTATCGACCATGAGCAGTCGTCGCAGCCCGCACGGCCACACCCAGCACGGCAGCCTGACTGCCCAAGACTCTCTGCCCGATTGACtgcccctctctatctctctttctctcattctcctgatttctccaagcaacccacgcaACCCAGTTGGTGACCTCGAGCAACCCGTGATCAATCCATGATATATGaataagctcgactcgactcaactcaaaccattagctcgactcgaactcgacagctttaacaaataattcaagcttcaatgttgagctcgagcttgaacttgagtctaGCATGGACaagtcgagccgagcttggcccaccttgactcgattcaactcgatgCACAGCCTTAGGCgtgtccacttgagatatatatTTGTTTTGAATTTGgtctcatgcaataaaataagttagaaaaaCATATGAGCATCATGGATGAGCGAGGTGGGGTTACCACCCAAAGATGGAAGGGAGCCAACTCGTGTAGATTTTATATTTACTTCATATTTAAATTGTAATTTAATTTCAAGTAAAGGTCCCATGGTCTAGTGGTCAGGACATTGGACTCTGAATCCAGTAACCCGAGTTCAAATCTCGGTGGGacctttattttattcttttgaaactttttactCCAAAACCGTACCTTTATTATACATATGGGTCCATGGTTGgtatatccaagccattgatcccAATCAGACCACACTGCTTGGATGATTCCCTCAAAAGTTTCAAATCGAAAGACTGCCTGAATCTTTGATGTTCGTGCATTTTTTAAAGCCATTTATTTGCACCTAAAAATTTAGGTTAGAGATGATAGGATATTTTGTGCACGATCCATCCCTGATGCCTATCCATGATGGtgccatcaggtcaatggtccaTCCATCATCATGAGTCTCATAATCTAAACAGTCTTGATCACCTCGTATTTGGCTACCTGTATCCTTGCCGAGCTGAGATGCGCTGTGAGTCCCCTTTGCCAAACTCCGATCACCATCGTGGGGTGATTTGAATGGTTAGACACGATGCATCGTCCTAACAATTAACGGTTCTTTTGTGCACGGTTCATCCATGATGGGcgccatcaggtcaatggtccaTTCATCATCATGAGTTATAATATTAACAGTCTTGATCACCTCGTATTTGGCCTCGCTTGCCGAGTTAAAATCTAGGATGCGTTGTGAACCCCATTTACTAACTCCGATTTCTGGGGTGATCTGAATGGTTAGACACGATGCATCCGCGACCACAGCCATTGGATTCTAAGAGTCAAAGTCAAACAAGAAAGAAACGTCGGCACCGAGGAGGTGATCTCGGGCAAGAAATGAAACGAGGAGAAATGTGTAATTTCGCAGGCTTAGATATTTTTTGGTTGGCAGCTAGCGAGCACCCCAACCGGCTTCCTTTACGCGGGTAGGCCCCATCTATCACGTGCGAAAGAGCCCACGTCGGACTATCTATATTTAAAGAGAAAGAAATGACTCATCAAACTTTTCTCTACCACAACTCCCATACTACTTACTTCATACAATACACATGACAAGGAGATCTTTGATATGTACCGTCCATCCAGTGGGCCGTATTTTGGATCGCCCAGAGTTCTAAAAGCTACGTCAATAAGACGATTCTAGCAATCTTTACTTCACCACTAAATGCTTACCGTCAACCAGTTTTGACTTTTTTATTGTGCATCGAAAACTACTATTTAAATGGTTACGATTgtcttaattttgaatttatagcCACGCATGGTATTATCCACTAGATGGACCGTGGGATGCATCATAGCCTCCACGTTGTATGTGACAAGGAAAGTAGGTCTCTTCAGAAGTTGGGTTACACTCGACACTACCGAACCATTAGTTTTGTGCTGGCCCAAGCACGACTATAACTCAATCCGCTTGACGGAAGGGCGAAGAAAATATCGTGAGAGTGAGGATTGCTAAAGATATTTGCAGGATGAGAAAACGAAAGGTGAAACGCGTAAACGTGTGCAAAATCGTGTGAGAATTCAGCATGAATCAGGTGAGGATATGCCTTTTCTTTTAAACtcgtaaggtgggccacacctgtatgttgaATATGGTTCGTTTGTTATCATTTGTAACCTACCGGTGTTCCCACGAGTGGATTGGCCTAGTTAATAGCCAACGCACGTCCATGGTCGACCCTACTTAATGAGCGGACCAGATCCAAAGTACAGGTGCCACTTTAGCAGGAGGCCCGCGATTCACCCCCTTATTCTCTCCTCCCGCGAATCGCATGGTGGCTTTCAAATTTCATATACATCCTCTCCTGCCCTAACTTAACCCCACTCCTCTGCGGTCTAACCCGGGTGAGCGAAAACGAGACTTGAGAGCGCCGTGACAAATATCGCAATATTTTCGCGAAAATTCATTAAACGATATTATGGCTATAACATTgtgatattttaaaaatctcGTCGGGTTTTATTTTGTCAATAAATTATCTCGAATTTTTTAAtcaaataaatatataattttttacctAAATTACTAAAATCATTCATTAATCcataatttaatattttatttttagcgaGTTTTTTTTCGATATTATTGTGAGAAAAACGTAAAAATCTCCCGAGACAATGTCATTCCGAGAACGAGATTCGTGAAAAAGGGCACTCTCTACACGCGACTCGGTATTTTACTAGGAAAATGACTCTGGGTGGACGAGACTCTGTGTAAATCCACATACAAGCTGCATACCACACATGATCACGACGGTTCATCTGGTGATCTTAAAAATGCGCACTGCGAATGAGTTAAATCCGAGCCGTTAGTTGGCATATTGAATGTCAATCATTGGCGGAAAATGCTTATGAATTATATAACAGTCTGTCGGCATTGAGGTAAACGATCGGGCTGATGCGGTGATTAGGAAAAGTTTGTGGCTAGGATTGTTGGATGAGGGAAGGGGAGATGCAGAGAGAGgaaggggtgtacattgagtagGATACCGACGAAAGCACGGAAGCAATAGGAAGAGAAATGAGAAACTAACCGGGGTTAGAGGGAAGGATAGGTGAGTCTCTATAAAGTTAGGGTTTGGGTGGCGTCGAAGGCTCCTTGTGTTCTCTTAGGGGTGGGTTTCTGTCTCCCTtcccctctttcttcctcactttctgaggctttcTTTTGTAGGTGGTGATGGCGTCTGCTGACGTTGAATACCGCTGCTTTGTTGGAGGGCTCGCATGGGCTACCGATGACCGCTCTCTCGAAAGGGCTTTTAGCTCATTCGGAGAAGTTATCGAATCCAAGGTATGGTATATGAAATCTTATCTCTGTGTGTTCAGGTTAGATCTTGACCGTTGCTTTCCAGATCTAGATATCCAGATCTGATCTTGTGCGGATGGAGTATGGAAATGGCTATCCAGATctagacgatgatgatgatgttatcttgttattattattattgtatttttGTTTGATTTCTGATTTTGAAACTGATACAGATTATTAGCGACCGTGAGACGGGGAGATCGAGGGGCTTTGGATTCGTCACCTTCAGCAACGAACAGTCCATGAGGGATGCCATTGAAGGGATGAACGGACAGAACCTTGACGGGAGGAGCATCACCGTCAACGAGGCCCAGTCCAGGGGAAGCGGCGGCGGCGGAGGCGGTGGCGGCGGCGGAGGATTCCGTAACAGTGGTCGCCGTAGCAGTGATGGCTATggagggggagggggagggggtTATAGTCGCAGTGGTGGTGGAGGTGGTGGACGGGATCGTGGATATGGTGGGTCAGATGGAGGATCTCGTTACCGTGGTGGTGGTGGGGGTGCTTCAGATGGCAACTGGAGAAACTAATCGTTACTAGAGTGGCGTCTTTGCTCCAGATGGCAAATGGAGTAACTAAGTAGCAGCACTACTAGTACTAGTTATGGCTGGGTTATCTTTATCTTGTGTTAAATGGTGTGTGGAGAGGAATGACTGGGTTATGTTCTTCTCTGGTTATGTTTTTGATCTTGTCCTGTTATGGTTTTTGATCTCTGGTTATGGTTTTTGATCTCTCAAGAACTACAATTAGTAATAGTAAACGGTTCTATGTTATGTGGTTATGGTTTAGATAAAAACAATATTTTCTTCTTGTTGAAAATGCTTGCATGAAATATTTGTCTTTTTTTATCTTGGAGTGCTTGGATCTTGGATTGATTGGTGTACGAGTGTAAACCCCAAAAAACAGTTATAATTAGATTTTCGAAGTTTACAATCCAAGTATTTGTAGGCATGAGGGCAATAATAAGCTGAAAGATGATCCTATAATTTGCCTTGATCATTCATGATCCCAGCACATGCCACTGCAATCCTCATCTCCTCAAATCAACTCCAACAGCATGGAATTTTGCCCGACTGCTGTAATAGTGCGAGGTTTGAATATGTCAAATTGCAAAGACCAGACTCAGCAGTTTTGTCTTGTCTTGGAAAAGGAGTGAGTGCTGAGTTGATTGCATAACAAGAGCCGAATGGTAGACCGTCCACTTTGGGTTGTTTGAACCAAGGTGTATTAGATTTTTTAAGCCTCCGTTCTGTCTGCCTCGTGTTTGGCCAGAACTGGGCACAAAACTGGGAAtaatgagcaaaaaaaaaatccaacatccGCACCATTTATGCAGCCTCAAGGTTGTGAAATGGAGATCTCTTCCCAATCAAACCTATGCATGGGTTGACATCCTTCTGCGTTAGTCTGTTTATTGTTCGTAAGGGACCAATGTGAGAAACTCTTTCGTTTTGTGTGGtgctttctatttcttttttcattcttctttcttcttcttcttcttttatttattatttattattactggtattattattttttaaatttttttcaaaaaggaaATGATATGGGAGAAAGTGGTGTCATACCTTGGTTTGATAGAACTTCAAACAGACGCTGGCTTTCTTGGAAGTTCTGAAAATAGTAACAAGTACTCTAGTTTGAGTTTTGCCTTAATCCCCACTGCACATCAGACCTTTATCTAATGTTCATGGTTGACCCGGTTGACCACCATCGGTGGGCGACAGTGCTAAAATCACATGGATCAGAGcttgtccatttttttttttcaaaagtaaGAGAACGGGTACAAGTAATAAAGATAGCAAAGGTACAATCTTTGCTAATTTCAAACCTTAATTTGTGGAAGCTTTCCGGATCCACTTGTTGTTTGGAACGAATTGCAATATATTTAAAGAGAATTGCGATGTATTTAAAGAGCTTATAATAACTTAACATGTCATTATTTAGGATTTTCATCAatcattttttataaaatatttttaataacctTATTACTAGCCTCGGCCTGGCCATTGATCTAAGCATAATAAGGTGATGAATGTATCAACTTAATTTTGTACTCATTGGTCATCGCTTTGATTTGTGGGGATGAAAATGTTACTCATCAATCCATCGTGAACTGCGGGGCTGAAAATGTTACTCATCGATCCTTCGTGatcgattcagaaattccaaattgatgaattatatgaaATAAACTCAATAATTTCTTAATGATTTGTTTCTAACATCGGCCTttcatctatccatttggtgaaataaTTGGTCGACACAATAACGAAACTGTATCCCTTAAACGATGGAGGGTAAATCTTGTTGTCAATGTCTTAAATCTCTCTGTAACTGGGTTTGTTGATGACATTGATAGACTACTCAATCTCATCGAGTAGATGTTGATGCTATTAAAAAGATGATCGattccatcaagaaaatctgaaaaaaccCTAATTGATTGTTAGACAGTTTTGGAAGttgctactcgatgacatcgaatgatctttgatgccatcgactgGCTCTTAATggctgtcgatgccattgaaggtcctGTTGAATGCGAGTGCGAAATTGCGTAAGTGCGCAATTTATTCCCTATTCTGAATGTCATCGGGATTAATGGTGAATTATGGCTTTTTAAGTTGTTCTTAAGGGTTTAAGGGCATGGCTAGGGATTCGAAATATATTTGAGGGGTTGCTCGAATAAGTAAGATcctccatctcttgtaatattgctTTCATAATGTATTACTCGtcactttgtgttgtggttttttttttttttttttttttcagcaagGGTTTTTTCACCTAACTTTGAATTATTCTTTGTTAGATTTGTTTATGCAATTGTGATTACTTTGTTGATTTCAGTCTGTGTGCTTCCGTGAATGCTAACAAGCGGTATCAGAGATAACATTGGGGAAGCAGATTGAATATGAAAGCAAGGTAATAATGACATCTAGTGTGAAGTTCGATGTATAGATGTATTccgataaaaataattttgaactatggaaggttaagatgaatGGCGTCTTGGTTCAGCAAAGATTGAAAGATGTGCTCCTTGGAAAGCAACCAGAAACCATGAAAGAAGAATAGTGGAACAAGTTAAGATACAAAGGCTAATATTTCAATTCAATTGTGTCTAACATATGAAGTTCtttataatgtcatgagagagaactGAAGTATATACATGGGCAAAACTAGAGAACATAAATGCGAATAAGTCTTTTGAGAATTGCTTGTATTTGAAGCTACAATTGTTCAATCTGAAGACAATGGATGggctgatgttgaggcccacatcagtaacttcGATCGGCTCATTTGTAAAATGCTGGATGTGGATAGGacaatgaaaaatgaagatcaaacATGTATTCCGTTGAATTCTCATCCATAATCGTATGAGAATCGCTCCTTTGTGCACCAGAAGGACAACTATTAGCGTTGAGACCGTTATTTTGGCACTTCAGTCAAagacgatgagaaagaaaaacgtTGACGTGGGTGCTTCTACAGATGCACTGGTTAAGAGGGGGAGGAATTCTGA contains:
- the LOC131228732 gene encoding glycine-rich RNA-binding protein GRP1A-like; amino-acid sequence: MASADVEYRCFVGGLAWATDDRSLERAFSSFGEVIESKIISDRETGRSRGFGFVTFSNEQSMRDAIEGMNGQNLDGRSITVNEAQSRGSGGGGGGGGGGGFRNSGRRSSDGYGGGGGGGYSRSGGGGGGRDRGYGGSDGGSRYRGGGGGASDGNWRN